The genome window CGAGTGCGTAGAGGCTGCCCCGGCTGCGCACGTTGCGCATCGTCACCCCGCCCACGCGGCGCGGCAGCAGTTCGCCCTTCGCGCCGCGTGGCTTGCCCGGCTCGCCATACAGCAGGCTGATCTCCAGCACGCCCTCACCCACGCTGTCGACCTCGACATCGCGGAACAGGATGTTCTCGATATAGCCGCCGCGCCACGAATTGCTCTTCAGCCGCAGCGCGCGCAGCAGGTCGCTGCCGCCCATGCGGCAATCGCGGATATAGATGTTGCGGATGCCGCCCGACGCCTCGCTGCCCAGCGACACGCCGCCATGCCCGTCACGCATCCGGCAATTGCGGATCACAATGTCCTCGCTCGGCACGCCGATATTGCGGCCGTCGTGATTGCGCCCGCTCTTGATGGCGATGCAATCGTCGCCCGCTGTGAAATCGCACCGTTCGATCAGTACGTCTTTGCACGATTCCGGGTTGCACCCGTCATTGTTGGGGCCGAGCGAGTTGATGACCAACCCGCGTACCGTGACATTGGTGCACAGCACCGGATGCACGATCCACATCGGCGAACCCTTCACCGTCAGCCCGTCGATCAGCACGTTGCGGCAGCGGTAGAACTGCACGAAGCTGGGGCGCAGATAGGCGCCTTCGCCCATGATCCGCTGTTGTGCCGGGACGCCCTGTTCCGCCAGGGTGGCGAGCCGCCGCTGCGCCTCGTTGCGGCCGGCATTGATCGCCTGGTCTTCCCGGTTGATCCAGTTCCACCAATTCTTCCAGCTCGCCTGCCCGTCGATCGTGCCGGTGCCGGTCAGCGCGACATTCTCCGCCTCGAACGCGTAGATCGGCGGGGCGTAGTTCATGCACTCGATCCCTTCGAACCGGCTGAGCACCAGCGGCAGAAAGTCGTCGGGATCGGTCGAGAATTTCAGCGTCGCGCCCGCTGCCACATGCAGCTCCACCCCGCTTTTCAGCCGGATGCCGCGCGTCGGCCACTCCCCCGCCGGGACCAGCACCCGTCCGCCGCCCGCGGCGGCACAGGCGTCGATCGCGGCGGCGATGGCGTCGCTGGTGCGGGCCAGATCGCCCGGCAGCGCGCCATGCTGGCGAATGTCGAACTGCCGCGCTGGAAAGGTCGGCGGGCTGATGCGGGCGAGCACACGTTCCGCCGGGGTCCAGTCATCCGCCGCCCGACTGCCGCCGGGCAGGTCCGCATGGACGCAGGCCGGCACGGACAGCAGCACCGCCCCGGCGGCGACGCCGCGCATCAGGTCGCGCCTGGTGGGCGTCATGGCGCGTCGATCCATTGAATGTCTCCGTTGAAAAGGGCCGGCAGCGTCCATTGCGCCGCCTCCTCCGCCGTGAGCTGGCGGATGCGCGATCGTTCGGGCGCGCCGCGTGTGTAGGTCGTGCGGTATTCGGCGTAGGTCGCGCTGGCGCTGTTGTCGGTCATGCCCGGCTTCCATTCGCGCCAGCCGCCCGGTGCGAAGGGCGCGTCCACCTGGCTGTCGATCAGCACGACGCGGGCATAGGGCCGCCATGGCCGGCCGAGATAGATGCCGCCCGGAGCGGTGCCGGCGGTGAAGCGGCTGCGATGGAACACGAAGCCGCCCTTCTCCCCCGGCGCGTTGCGGCTGTGCGCGGTGTACATCACCGTGTGGTGGTCGATCCCGTGGATCTGGCAATTGTCGAACCAGGTCGCCGCATTGCCGAACACGAAATCGACATGCCCTTCGATATAGCAGTCGCGGAACATTTGCCGCGTCAGCCGGCCGGGCGGGCCGGTCAGGTACAGGGTGTCCTGCCCACCCAGCACGCGCACCCCGGTCAGCACCGCGCGGTCGCCGCTGATCGCGAGCGCCGCGGCCTGCGATGATCCGTGCGCCGGGTTCGCCTCCCAATCATTGGCGAAGGTCAGGTTGCTGGCGCGAAAATCGTCACCCGCGACATGGACGGTAGTGGAGGCATAGATGGAGCCGGTGGTGGCGGCGCTTTCCCCACCGACGATCACCACATCCTGCGGCCGCGCCCCCGTGCCGACCAGCCGCACGCCGTCACGGCCGATGCGCAGCCGTTCGCGATAGATGCCGGGCGCGATCCGCACCGTGCCGCCGGCGGCGGGCAGCGCATCGATCGCGGCCTGGAGGTTGCGGGTGACAGGCCGGCTGGCGGCGGTCGCTGCGGGTCCATGCCCCGCCATGCAGCCGGCGGCGGCCAGCGGCAGCAGCAGGACCGCGAGCGCGGCGCGGTACATCCTTGCTGTGCCCGGATAGCTCACACATCCTCCCACCGGCGACTTGCCCGCCTGCCAAAAACATGACCGGCGCCAAGTTGGGTGTCAACCTGTCACCTTGTAATATCTTTGCGGGAAGGTCTATCATCCGGGCAGACACAAGGGAGAGAGCGGATGCGGATCGATCGACGGGACCTGCTGAAGGCGGGCGGGCCGGCCCTGGCTGCGCTCGGCCTCCGGCCGGTCCGCGCACAGGATGCCGCAACGCCGGCGGCGGAGCCGGCCGAACAATCGACCATGTGGTACGCCGAACCCGCCCGCGTGTGGGAGGAGGCGCTGGCCATCGGCAATGGCCGGCTGGGCGCGATGGTGTTCGGCGGGGTCAAGCGCGAACGGCTGCAACTGAACGAGGACACGCTGTGGTCCGGCGGCCCGTACAATGCGCTGAACCCCCGCGCCCGCGGCAGCCTGGAGGAGGTGCGCGCACTCATCTTCGCCGGCCGGTACGAGGAGGCGGAGGCACTGGCCGCACGCGACCTGCAATCGGAACCGATGCGGCAGATGTCCTACCAGTCGCTCGGCGACCTGTGGCTGGACATCGCCGACATCAACGAAACGGACGTGACGGAGTACCGCCGCACGCTCGACCTCGACAGCGCGGTCGCCACCACCCGCTTCGTGGCGGGCGGGCGGCGCTTCGTGCGGGAGGTGTTCTCCAGCCATCCCGATCAGGTGCTGGTGGTGCGGATCACCGGCGACGCGCCGTTCGACCTGTCGGTCGGGCTCGGCAGCGGGTTGCCGGGCGACGCGCGCACCGATGGCGACGGGCTGCTCCTGTCCGGGCACAACAATGCCGATCGCGGCGTGCCCGGCGTGATCCGCTTCGCCGCGCGCGCCGTGCTGCTGGCGGATGGCGGCACCACCAGCGCCACGGATGACGAGCTGCACGCATCGGGCGCCGGTGCCGTCACCCTGCTGCTGGCGGCGGCGACCAATGTGCGCAGCCCCACGGACCTGACGGGCGATCCCGTGGCGATCACCGCGCAGACGGGCGCCGCCGCCCGCGCCGTGCCGTTCGCCCGCCTGCGGCAACGCCATGTGGAGGCGCATCAGGCGCTGTTCCGCCGCGTCAGCATCGCGCTGGGCAGCGATGGTTCAAGCCGCCGCCCGACCGACCAGCGCATCCGCCGGGGCGGCGGGGTGGAGGACCCGGCGCTGGCGGCGCTGTATTTCCAGTTCGGCCGCTACCTGATGATCGCCAGCAGCCGGCCCGGCACGCAGGCGGCGAACCTGCAGGGCATCTGGAACGATCGCAACCAGCCGCCCTGGGGCTCCAAATACACGCTGAACATCAATGCGGAGATGAATTACTGGCCGGTGGACAGCGCCAACCTGTCCGAATGCATCGAACCCTTCGTCCGCATGGTGGAGGAGCTGGCCGCGTCCGGCCGCAAGACCGCGCGCGACCTGTATGGCGCGCGCGGCTGGGTGGCGCACCACAACACCGATCTGTGGCGCACCTCCACCCCGGTGGACCATGCGCGCACCGGCATCTGGCCCTGCGGCGCGGCGTGGCTCGCCTGCCAGTTGTGGGACCATTGGGACTGGCATCGAGACGACGAATACCTCGCCCGCATCTACCCGGTGCTGCGCGATGCGGCGCTGTTCCACCTTGACACGCTGCAACGCGATCCACGCAGCGGCTTCCTGGTGACCAACCCGTCCAACTCGCCGGAGAACGCGCATCCGCACGGCTCCACGCTCTGCGCCGGGCCGGCGATGGACACGCAATTGCTGCGCGACCTGTTCGACCGGGCGGGCGATGCGGCGCGCC of Croceibacterium sp. TMG7-5b_MA50 contains these proteins:
- a CDS encoding glycoside hydrolase family 95 protein; the protein is MRIDRRDLLKAGGPALAALGLRPVRAQDAATPAAEPAEQSTMWYAEPARVWEEALAIGNGRLGAMVFGGVKRERLQLNEDTLWSGGPYNALNPRARGSLEEVRALIFAGRYEEAEALAARDLQSEPMRQMSYQSLGDLWLDIADINETDVTEYRRTLDLDSAVATTRFVAGGRRFVREVFSSHPDQVLVVRITGDAPFDLSVGLGSGLPGDARTDGDGLLLSGHNNADRGVPGVIRFAARAVLLADGGTTSATDDELHASGAGAVTLLLAAATNVRSPTDLTGDPVAITAQTGAAARAVPFARLRQRHVEAHQALFRRVSIALGSDGSSRRPTDQRIRRGGGVEDPALAALYFQFGRYLMIASSRPGTQAANLQGIWNDRNQPPWGSKYTLNINAEMNYWPVDSANLSECIEPFVRMVEELAASGRKTARDLYGARGWVAHHNTDLWRTSTPVDHARTGIWPCGAAWLACQLWDHWDWHRDDEYLARIYPVLRDAALFHLDTLQRDPRSGFLVTNPSNSPENAHPHGSTLCAGPAMDTQLLRDLFDRAGDAARRLRQDAGLRRDWARTRDQLAPDRIGKAGQLQEWQEDWDMEAPDLHHRHVSHLYALYPGQQIDPDATPALAQAARRSLEIRGDDATGWGLGWRLNLWARLRDGAHAHTILASLLGPERTYPNLFDAHPPFQIDGNFGGTAGIIEMLVQTRGDTLRLLPALPAQWPTGHITGVLQRGGCAIDLEWRDGRVTQVRLTARVPLQRRVVTPHGSADVRLNAGETRVMTTFA
- a CDS encoding glycoside hydrolase family 28 protein produces the protein MTPTRRDLMRGVAAGAVLLSVPACVHADLPGGSRAADDWTPAERVLARISPPTFPARQFDIRQHGALPGDLARTSDAIAAAIDACAAAGGGRVLVPAGEWPTRGIRLKSGVELHVAAGATLKFSTDPDDFLPLVLSRFEGIECMNYAPPIYAFEAENVALTGTGTIDGQASWKNWWNWINREDQAINAGRNEAQRRLATLAEQGVPAQQRIMGEGAYLRPSFVQFYRCRNVLIDGLTVKGSPMWIVHPVLCTNVTVRGLVINSLGPNNDGCNPESCKDVLIERCDFTAGDDCIAIKSGRNHDGRNIGVPSEDIVIRNCRMRDGHGGVSLGSEASGGIRNIYIRDCRMGGSDLLRALRLKSNSWRGGYIENILFRDVEVDSVGEGVLEISLLYGEPGKPRGAKGELLPRRVGGVTMRNVRSRGSLYALDIQSYPELPVDAIRVEDCRFDNVKEGNRLVHAQVTASNVTINGEAWVPA
- a CDS encoding pectinesterase family protein; protein product: MYRAALAVLLLPLAAAGCMAGHGPAATAASRPVTRNLQAAIDALPAAGGTVRIAPGIYRERLRIGRDGVRLVGTGARPQDVVIVGGESAATTGSIYASTTVHVAGDDFRASNLTFANDWEANPAHGSSQAAALAISGDRAVLTGVRVLGGQDTLYLTGPPGRLTRQMFRDCYIEGHVDFVFGNAATWFDNCQIHGIDHHTVMYTAHSRNAPGEKGGFVFHRSRFTAGTAPGGIYLGRPWRPYARVVLIDSQVDAPFAPGGWREWKPGMTDNSASATYAEYRTTYTRGAPERSRIRQLTAEEAAQWTLPALFNGDIQWIDAP